From a region of the Streptacidiphilus albus JL83 genome:
- a CDS encoding IPT/TIG domain-containing protein yields the protein MTALAAAGALALTGLTALATPAHAATGDRIAYVANLRGNSLSALDTATGTVVATIPVGTFPTAVAVSPDASTVYVTSQGTNTVSVVDTATDTVTATIPVGPGASTIAVSPDGSLVYVGDNVGPGIGGITVISAATDTVTGTITTSNQPNSIAFTPDGTKAYVANFVGGSLSVIDTVTSTVTATVPIVPQAAGVALTPDATHAYVANYNKNTVLVIDTSTDTVTATIPGLSGPYKLSATPDGTRVYVTNQNNSTVSVIDTATNTITATIPVGTAPGSIVVDPVTGNAYVTNISGNTVSVIDTATNTVTATISTGSTPYDVTIAPAPLGVTAISPGQGLPAGGGTLTITGTGLAGTGAVHFGTTAATAVHVVNDRTVTATIPAHSAGTLDVTVTTPAGTSATTAADQYTYLAPPVVTAVSPASGPTAGGTTVTVTGTDLAGTTALTFGPGHPATALSCTATTCTATAPAQAAGTVDVQATTTGGTSATSSADQYTYVAAPAVTSVTPATGTTAGGTTVTVHGTNLTGTTALTFGPGHPATALSCTATTCTATAPAQAAGTVDVQATTTGGTSATSTGDRYTYVTPFTFTGFLLPVLNPPFVNPRIAGLAVAVPFSLHGNKGLGVIAAGSPTTGPVNCLTHAPTGSSTAATGTLTYSPLLGVYTYIWKTPASFHGTCQQFTLTLTDGSTHTAYFAF from the coding sequence GTGACCGCGCTGGCCGCCGCCGGGGCCCTTGCCCTGACCGGCCTGACCGCCCTGGCCACCCCGGCGCACGCCGCCACTGGGGACCGGATCGCCTATGTCGCGAACCTGCGCGGCAACTCGCTCAGCGCCCTCGACACCGCCACCGGCACCGTGGTCGCGACCATCCCCGTCGGCACGTTCCCCACCGCGGTTGCCGTGTCCCCGGACGCCTCCACCGTGTACGTCACCAGCCAGGGCACCAATACCGTCTCGGTGGTCGACACCGCCACGGACACGGTCACGGCCACCATCCCGGTCGGACCGGGCGCCTCGACCATCGCGGTGTCCCCGGACGGCTCGCTGGTGTACGTGGGCGACAACGTCGGGCCCGGCATCGGCGGGATCACCGTGATCAGCGCCGCCACCGACACCGTCACCGGCACCATCACCACCAGCAACCAGCCCAACAGCATCGCGTTCACCCCCGACGGCACCAAGGCGTACGTGGCCAACTTCGTCGGCGGCTCGCTGTCCGTGATCGACACCGTCACCAGTACCGTCACCGCCACCGTCCCCATCGTCCCGCAAGCCGCCGGGGTGGCCCTGACCCCCGACGCCACCCACGCCTACGTGGCCAACTACAACAAGAACACCGTCCTGGTCATCGACACCTCCACCGACACGGTCACCGCCACCATCCCCGGCCTGTCCGGGCCGTACAAGCTGTCGGCCACCCCCGACGGCACCCGTGTCTACGTCACCAACCAGAACAACAGCACGGTCTCGGTCATCGACACCGCCACCAACACGATCACCGCCACCATCCCCGTCGGTACGGCCCCCGGCAGCATCGTGGTCGACCCGGTCACCGGCAACGCCTACGTCACCAACATCAGCGGCAATACCGTCTCGGTCATCGACACCGCCACCAACACCGTCACCGCAACCATCTCCACCGGCTCCACCCCGTACGACGTCACCATCGCACCCGCACCCCTTGGGGTGACCGCGATCAGCCCCGGGCAGGGCCTGCCCGCAGGCGGCGGGACCCTCACCATCACCGGGACCGGCCTGGCCGGCACCGGCGCCGTCCACTTCGGCACCACCGCGGCCACCGCCGTCCACGTGGTCAACGACCGGACCGTCACCGCCACCATCCCGGCCCACAGCGCCGGCACGCTCGACGTCACCGTGACCACCCCGGCCGGCACCAGCGCGACCACAGCCGCCGACCAGTACACCTACCTGGCCCCGCCCGTAGTCACCGCCGTCAGCCCCGCCAGCGGCCCGACGGCCGGCGGCACCACCGTGACGGTCACCGGAACCGACCTGGCCGGCACCACTGCCCTGACCTTCGGCCCCGGCCACCCGGCCACCGCGCTCTCCTGCACCGCCACCACCTGCACCGCCACCGCCCCCGCCCAGGCAGCGGGAACCGTCGACGTGCAGGCCACCACCACCGGCGGCACCAGCGCCACCAGCAGCGCCGACCAGTACACCTACGTCGCCGCCCCCGCCGTCACCTCGGTCACCCCCGCCACCGGCACCACCGCCGGCGGCACCACGGTCACCGTCCACGGCACCAACCTGACCGGCACCACCGCCCTGACCTTCGGCCCCGGCCACCCGGCCACCGCGCTCTCCTGCACCGCCACCACCTGCACCGCCACCGCCCCCGCCCAGGCAGCGGGAACCGTCGACGTGCAGGCCACCACCACCGGCGGCACCTCCGCCACCAGCACGGGCGACCGCTACACCTACGTCACCCCGTTCACCTTCACCGGCTTCCTGCTGCCCGTACTGAACCCGCCCTTCGTGAACCCCAGGATCGCGGGCCTTGCCGTCGCGGTCCCCTTCAGCCTGCACGGCAACAAGGGCCTGGGCGTCATCGCCGCAGGATCGCCCACCACCGGGCCCGTCAACTGCCTCACCCACGCCCCCACCGGTAGCAGCACCGCCGCCACCGGCACCCTCACCTACAGCCCCCTGCTCGGCGTCTACACCTACATCTGGAAGACCCCGGCCTCCTTCCACGGCACCTGCCAGCAGTTCACCCTCACCCTGACCGACGGCAGCACCCACACCGCCTACTTCGCCTTCTAG
- a CDS encoding TetR/AcrR family transcriptional regulator, with protein MVNKANDRPRLTPKGERVRARIVEGAAALIHERGVAGTTLEDVKVAAEVSGSQLYHYFPDKNELLQAVIGYQADTLVDHNRQALGSDDGVAAWRNMLIAGVTHGQAKGGCPLGSLGGQLAESDPEARALIAAGFEQWSTVISEGLRSLHADGKLAPGIDRDALATTMLATLQGGLLLAQVQRSTRPFEVAVDTLLALAIQT; from the coding sequence ATGGTGAACAAGGCGAACGATCGGCCGCGGCTCACGCCGAAGGGTGAACGCGTCCGGGCGCGGATCGTGGAAGGGGCTGCGGCCCTGATCCACGAGCGCGGGGTAGCGGGTACCACCCTGGAAGACGTCAAGGTGGCAGCGGAGGTCAGCGGTTCGCAGCTCTACCACTACTTCCCCGACAAGAACGAGCTCCTGCAGGCGGTCATCGGCTACCAGGCCGACACCCTCGTCGACCACAACCGACAGGCACTCGGCAGCGACGACGGAGTCGCAGCCTGGCGGAACATGCTGATCGCCGGGGTGACGCACGGCCAGGCCAAGGGCGGCTGCCCACTGGGTTCGCTCGGCGGCCAACTCGCCGAGAGCGACCCCGAGGCCCGAGCCCTCATCGCCGCCGGATTCGAGCAGTGGTCAACCGTCATCAGCGAAGGACTCAGGTCGCTTCATGCCGACGGGAAGCTCGCGCCCGGCATCGACCGGGACGCCCTCGCCACCACCATGCTCGCCACCCTCCAAGGGGGACTTCTCCTCGCCCAGGTACAACGGAGCACGCGCCCCTTCGAAGTCGCGGTCGACACCCTCCTCGCCCTTGCCATCCAGACTTGA
- a CDS encoding SDR family NAD(P)-dependent oxidoreductase, whose translation MPADLKDRTALVTGSTSGIGKATALALAARGAHVLVVGRNAERAERVVAEIEAGGGRASFRLTTLGGLESAQDLARWATEAGDGHVDILVNNAGVALLGPSDAATETEFDETFGLNVKVPFFLVAALAPAMAERGWGSIVNVSTMVASFGQPGMAMYGASRAALELLTKAWAAEYGPRGVRVNAVAPGPTRTAMTEGIPDEMVNYLASLAPAGRVAEPEELASAIAFLASDDASFIHGVTVPVDGGRVAT comes from the coding sequence ATGCCTGCTGACCTGAAGGACAGAACCGCACTCGTCACCGGGTCCACGAGCGGGATCGGCAAGGCGACGGCCCTGGCCCTCGCTGCCCGCGGCGCTCACGTCCTGGTTGTCGGACGCAACGCGGAACGAGCCGAGCGGGTCGTGGCCGAGATCGAAGCCGGCGGTGGAAGGGCGTCGTTCCGGCTCACCACGCTGGGAGGCCTGGAATCCGCGCAGGACCTGGCGCGATGGGCCACCGAGGCCGGCGACGGGCACGTCGACATCCTCGTCAACAACGCTGGAGTCGCCTTGCTGGGGCCCAGCGATGCCGCGACTGAAACAGAGTTCGACGAGACCTTCGGACTCAACGTCAAGGTCCCGTTCTTCCTCGTCGCGGCCCTGGCACCCGCGATGGCCGAGCGCGGATGGGGCTCGATCGTCAATGTCAGCACGATGGTCGCCAGTTTCGGACAGCCGGGCATGGCGATGTACGGCGCGAGCCGAGCGGCCCTCGAACTCCTGACGAAGGCATGGGCCGCCGAATACGGCCCGCGTGGCGTACGCGTGAACGCCGTCGCCCCCGGCCCCACGCGCACCGCGATGACCGAAGGCATCCCCGACGAGATGGTCAACTACCTCGCAAGCCTCGCACCAGCAGGTCGCGTAGCCGAGCCCGAGGAACTCGCCTCCGCGATCGCCTTCCTGGCCAGCGACGATGCCAGCTTCATCCACGGCGTCACCGTTCCCGTCGACGGAGGCCGCGTAGCGACCTGA
- a CDS encoding beta-propeller fold lactonase family protein translates to MTSQYSSPRSGSRLRRRLAAMAGTTALAAAGLVGLAAPAAHAAGASTVYVANFGANTVSVVNAGTDTITGSITVGNSPAVIAVNPAHTLAYVADFGDGTVSAINTATNSVTATIPVGSSPLSVAFTPSGAAAYVTDNGANTVSVISTATNTVTATIPVGSAPNGVAVTPSGTTAYVSNNADNTVSVISTATDTVTATIPVGAAPTAIAVNPAGTLAYVADNSSDNSVSVINTATSTVTATIAVGGAPNGVAFNAAGTLAYTADFGGNTVSVINPATSTVTATVPVGNGPAEVAVDPSGTAVYATNLNDNTVSVINPATNTVTATASGFTGPYGTAVVPAPAAPPAVTAVSPALGDVTGGTSVTITGTGFTGATAVKFATLAATSFTVVSATQITATAPARSTLGPVDVTVTTPAGTSATSTADKYAYVNTVAKATADGRIDVGGHDANISFTARRTTLGGTIKGNLTYNNHDANVKIKQATITTFYLTAPNTAYAAGTAQCTIGATTSTCPFSITVVDNGDHGDCAPHLDTVTLTYNTTTVGGRLEDGQVEVSPETGGNGHSTTRTLTPATAHQLKAIPATDPVVDATPISAAMDGGFSASLLGVNLSGARCATSALAYTDGTAYGDTTCRLLGLLGINIDLDVHLTGATIATGGTTATVTGTATVTVAGLLPVTLPATEVLNSSGTTGLQLTIGGVALPTLPIGTGAVQIG, encoded by the coding sequence ATGACCTCGCAGTATTCGAGTCCGCGTTCCGGCAGCCGGTTACGCCGCCGCCTGGCCGCCATGGCCGGCACGACCGCCCTGGCCGCTGCGGGCCTGGTGGGCCTTGCTGCCCCGGCCGCGCACGCCGCGGGCGCCTCGACCGTCTACGTGGCCAACTTCGGCGCGAACACCGTCTCGGTGGTCAACGCCGGCACGGACACGATCACCGGCAGCATCACCGTCGGCAACAGCCCCGCCGTCATAGCGGTCAACCCGGCCCACACCCTCGCCTATGTCGCCGACTTCGGCGACGGCACCGTCTCGGCGATCAACACGGCGACCAATTCGGTCACCGCGACCATCCCCGTCGGCAGCAGCCCCCTCTCCGTCGCGTTCACCCCGTCCGGAGCCGCCGCGTACGTCACGGACAACGGCGCCAACACGGTCTCGGTCATCAGCACCGCGACCAACACGGTCACCGCGACCATCCCCGTCGGGAGCGCGCCGAACGGGGTGGCGGTGACCCCGTCGGGCACCACCGCCTACGTGTCCAACAACGCCGACAACACGGTCTCGGTCATCAGCACCGCAACCGACACGGTCACCGCGACCATCCCGGTCGGGGCCGCCCCCACCGCCATCGCGGTCAACCCCGCCGGAACCCTGGCCTACGTCGCCGACAACAGCAGCGACAACTCCGTCTCGGTGATCAACACCGCGACGAGCACCGTCACCGCGACCATCGCAGTCGGGGGCGCCCCGAACGGCGTCGCGTTCAACGCCGCCGGCACCCTCGCCTACACCGCCGACTTCGGCGGGAACACCGTCTCGGTGATCAACCCGGCGACCAGCACCGTCACCGCCACCGTCCCGGTCGGCAACGGCCCGGCCGAGGTCGCCGTCGACCCCTCGGGCACCGCCGTCTACGCCACCAACCTCAATGACAACACCGTCTCGGTGATCAACCCCGCGACCAACACCGTCACCGCCACGGCCAGCGGGTTCACCGGCCCGTACGGGACAGCCGTCGTCCCCGCACCGGCCGCCCCGCCCGCGGTGACCGCCGTCAGCCCGGCCCTGGGGGACGTCACCGGGGGCACGAGCGTCACCATCACCGGCACCGGCTTCACCGGCGCCACCGCGGTCAAGTTCGCCACCCTGGCCGCGACCTCGTTCACCGTCGTCAGCGCCACCCAGATCACCGCCACCGCCCCGGCCCGCTCCACGCTCGGCCCGGTCGACGTCACCGTCACCACCCCGGCCGGCACCAGCGCCACCAGCACGGCCGACAAGTACGCCTACGTCAACACGGTCGCCAAGGCCACCGCGGACGGGCGGATCGACGTCGGCGGCCACGACGCGAACATCTCCTTCACCGCCCGCCGCACCACCCTGGGCGGCACCATCAAGGGCAACCTGACCTACAACAACCACGATGCGAACGTCAAGATCAAGCAGGCCACCATCACCACGTTCTACCTGACCGCTCCGAACACCGCCTACGCCGCGGGCACCGCCCAGTGCACCATCGGCGCAACCACCAGCACCTGCCCGTTCAGCATCACCGTCGTCGACAACGGCGACCACGGCGACTGCGCCCCCCACCTGGACACCGTCACCCTGACCTACAACACCACCACCGTCGGCGGCCGACTCGAAGACGGCCAGGTCGAGGTCTCCCCGGAGACCGGCGGCAACGGCCACTCCACCACCCGGACCCTCACCCCCGCCACCGCCCACCAGCTCAAAGCCATCCCGGCCACCGATCCGGTCGTCGACGCGACACCGATCAGCGCCGCCATGGACGGCGGATTCTCCGCATCCCTGCTGGGCGTCAACCTGTCCGGCGCACGCTGCGCCACCTCCGCCCTGGCCTACACCGACGGCACCGCCTACGGCGACACCACCTGCCGACTGCTGGGCCTGCTCGGCATCAACATCGACCTCGACGTCCACCTGACCGGCGCCACCATCGCCACCGGCGGCACCACCGCCACCGTCACCGGAACCGCCACCGTCACCGTCGCCGGCCTCCTGCCGGTGACGCTGCCCGCCACCGAGGTCCTGAACAGCAGCGGCACCACCGGCCTGCAACTCACCATCGGCGGCGTCGCCCTGCCGACCCTGCCGATCGGCACCGGAGCCGTACAGATCGGCTGA
- a CDS encoding IS5 family transposase — MRRPAYPTDLTDAQWRAIAPSLPLPAWMQGRGGQPEGYCHREMIDAMLYVDDNGTKWRALPVDFPHWAAAYRFFRRWRDQGLLKVLHDRLRRRCREKQGRPPEPTAAVIDAQSLRAAETVGADRRGYDGAKKVNGTKRHIAVDTTGLLLDVVATAADVQDRDGAMPLLERLHRACPRVSHVWADGGYAGRLVTWTKEKLRLQLEIVKRTDDMKGFVVLPRRWVVERTLSWIVRRRRCVRDYERLPTSHQAMVHWAMTLVMARRLAR; from the coding sequence ATGCGTCGGCCGGCCTATCCCACGGATCTGACGGACGCGCAGTGGCGGGCGATCGCCCCGTCTCTTCCGCTGCCCGCCTGGATGCAGGGCCGTGGCGGCCAGCCGGAGGGCTACTGCCACCGCGAGATGATCGACGCGATGCTCTACGTCGACGACAACGGCACCAAGTGGCGCGCGCTGCCGGTGGACTTCCCGCACTGGGCGGCGGCCTACCGGTTCTTTCGACGCTGGCGCGACCAGGGCCTGCTGAAGGTGCTGCACGACCGTCTGCGCCGGCGCTGCCGCGAGAAGCAGGGCCGCCCGCCGGAGCCGACAGCCGCGGTCATCGACGCACAGTCCCTGCGGGCCGCGGAGACCGTCGGCGCAGACAGGCGCGGTTACGACGGGGCCAAGAAGGTCAACGGGACCAAGCGGCACATCGCGGTGGACACCACGGGCCTGCTGCTCGACGTGGTGGCCACCGCCGCCGACGTCCAGGACCGCGACGGCGCGATGCCACTGCTGGAACGCCTGCACCGCGCATGCCCGCGCGTCAGCCACGTGTGGGCCGACGGCGGCTACGCGGGCCGACTGGTCACCTGGACGAAGGAGAAGCTGCGGCTACAGCTGGAGATCGTCAAACGCACCGACGACATGAAGGGCTTCGTCGTCCTGCCACGCCGCTGGGTGGTGGAGCGCACACTGTCGTGGATCGTGCGACGACGACGCTGCGTGCGCGACTACGAACGCCTGCCGACCAGCCACCAGGCCATGGTCCACTGGGCGATGACGCTCGTCATGGCCCGCCGCCTCGCCCGCTGA